A genomic region of Microlunatus sagamiharensis contains the following coding sequences:
- the mraY gene encoding phospho-N-acetylmuramoyl-pentapeptide-transferase, producing MKVVFLAGFLALLGTLLGTRLAIRILVKKGYGQLIRDDGPTSHHVKRGTPTMGGLVIIASVLLAYAVSHLITWTLPSASGLLVLFLFAGLGVVGFLDDFIKISKQRSLGLRSKAKIAGQTIVAVVFGLLALQFPDERGITPASNAISFLRDISWFPTLPIVLVVLWVILLIAAASNGVNLTDGLDGLASGACVMIFGAYTLINIWQYNQSCAYVSSAGPKCYEVRDPYDLAVVAVALAGACFGFLWWNAEPAKIFMGDTGSLSLGGALAGMAIFTRTELLLIILGGLLVIEVMSVVLQVSYFKATKGKRIFKMSPIHHHFELLNWAQVTIVMRFWIICGLFVAAGLGIFYAEWVAGNA from the coding sequence GTGAAGGTCGTCTTCCTCGCCGGCTTCCTGGCCCTGCTGGGCACGCTGCTCGGCACCCGGCTGGCCATCCGGATCCTGGTCAAGAAGGGCTACGGCCAGCTGATCCGCGACGACGGGCCGACGTCGCACCACGTCAAGCGGGGCACCCCCACCATGGGCGGGCTGGTCATCATCGCCTCGGTCCTGCTCGCGTACGCGGTCAGCCACCTCATCACCTGGACGCTGCCCTCGGCCTCGGGCCTGCTCGTGCTGTTCCTCTTCGCCGGGCTCGGTGTCGTGGGCTTCCTCGACGACTTCATCAAGATCAGCAAGCAGCGCTCGCTGGGCCTGCGGAGCAAGGCCAAGATCGCCGGGCAGACGATCGTCGCCGTCGTCTTCGGCCTGCTCGCGCTGCAGTTCCCCGACGAGCGCGGCATCACCCCGGCCTCGAACGCGATCTCCTTCCTGCGCGACATCAGCTGGTTCCCGACGCTGCCGATCGTGCTGGTCGTGCTCTGGGTGATCCTGCTGATCGCCGCGGCGAGCAACGGGGTCAACCTCACCGACGGCCTCGACGGGCTCGCCTCCGGCGCCTGCGTGATGATCTTCGGCGCGTACACGCTCATCAACATCTGGCAGTACAACCAGTCCTGCGCCTACGTCTCCTCGGCCGGGCCCAAGTGCTACGAGGTGCGCGACCCGTACGACCTCGCCGTCGTCGCCGTCGCCCTGGCCGGGGCCTGCTTCGGCTTCCTGTGGTGGAACGCCGAGCCCGCGAAGATCTTCATGGGCGACACCGGTTCGCTGTCGCTGGGCGGCGCGCTGGCCGGGATGGCGATCTTCACCCGCACCGAGCTGCTGCTCATCATCCTCGGCGGGCTGCTCGTCATCGAGGTGATGTCGGTCGTGCTGCAGGTCAGCTACTTCAAGGCGACCAAGGGCAAGCGCATCTTCAAGATGTCGCCGATCCACCACCACTTCGAGCTGCTGAACTGGGCGCAGGTCACGATCGTCATGCGCTTCTGGATCATCTGCGGCCTCTTCGTCGCCGCGGGCCTGGGCATCTTCTACGCGGAGTGGGTCGCGGGCAACGCGTGA
- the ftsW gene encoding putative lipid II flippase FtsW, whose protein sequence is MTTVTPSEVKDPRRSRKAGPRTDIAPSPGRALALWLRAVLDRPMTSYHLVLGSVALLLVVGLMMVLSASSVNAYLTTGDSYYYVKRQLIFLGIGVVGAVVIMRLPVATLRWVSWVGMGLAVLLLVLTYTPLGMTINGNRNWLSTGVAGFGIQPAEFAKLAMVVWGADVLARKQKLLDRPFHLLVPFLPGAGLVIALVVFQGDAGTAVVLAGIVAGILWIVGAPGRVLAGLAGVGFLGVVGLFVTSPVRMRRLAAFLDPSVNVNGINDQAQAGMFAIASGGWWGMGLGASRQKWGSLPEAHTDFIFAVLGEEFGLFGSLVVLALIGLLGYAGFRIASRSDDPFTRYAAGGVTTWFVVQALFNLAVVLRLLPIAGVPLPLVSYGGSALIGNLLAVGVLLGCARREPGARALLASRRGGTRPRVTVTTSTTASRRPRARA, encoded by the coding sequence GTGACGACCGTGACCCCCTCAGAGGTCAAGGACCCCCGGCGCAGCCGCAAGGCGGGCCCGCGGACGGACATCGCGCCGAGCCCCGGGCGCGCGCTGGCCCTCTGGCTGCGGGCGGTGCTGGACCGGCCCATGACCAGCTACCACCTGGTGCTCGGCTCGGTCGCGCTGCTGCTCGTCGTCGGGCTGATGATGGTGCTGTCCGCCTCGAGCGTGAACGCCTACCTGACCACCGGCGACTCGTACTACTACGTCAAGCGCCAGCTGATCTTCCTCGGCATCGGCGTCGTCGGCGCCGTGGTGATCATGCGGCTCCCGGTCGCGACGCTGCGCTGGGTGAGCTGGGTCGGCATGGGCCTCGCGGTCCTGCTGCTCGTGCTCACCTACACCCCGCTCGGCATGACGATCAACGGCAACCGCAACTGGCTCTCGACCGGCGTCGCCGGCTTCGGCATCCAGCCCGCGGAGTTCGCCAAGCTGGCCATGGTCGTCTGGGGCGCGGACGTGCTCGCCCGCAAGCAGAAGCTGCTCGACCGGCCCTTCCACCTGCTCGTCCCCTTCCTCCCCGGCGCCGGCCTGGTCATCGCGCTGGTCGTCTTCCAGGGCGACGCCGGCACCGCCGTCGTGCTCGCCGGGATCGTCGCGGGGATCCTGTGGATCGTCGGCGCGCCGGGCCGGGTGCTCGCCGGGCTGGCCGGGGTCGGGTTCCTCGGCGTGGTCGGGCTGTTCGTCACCTCGCCGGTCCGGATGCGGCGCCTCGCCGCCTTCCTCGACCCGAGCGTCAACGTCAACGGCATCAACGACCAGGCCCAGGCCGGCATGTTCGCCATCGCCTCCGGCGGCTGGTGGGGGATGGGCCTGGGCGCCAGCCGGCAGAAGTGGGGCAGCCTCCCCGAGGCACACACCGACTTCATCTTCGCCGTGCTCGGCGAGGAGTTCGGGCTCTTCGGCTCGCTCGTCGTGCTCGCCCTGATCGGCCTGCTCGGCTACGCCGGCTTCCGCATCGCGTCGCGCTCCGACGACCCGTTCACCCGCTACGCCGCGGGCGGCGTCACGACCTGGTTCGTGGTGCAGGCCCTGTTCAACCTCGCCGTCGTGCTCCGCCTGCTCCCCATCGCCGGCGTGCCGCTGCCCCTCGTCTCGTACGGGGGGTCGGCGCTGATCGGCAACCTGCTCGCCGTCGGCGTCCTGCTCGGCTGCGCCCGGCGCGAGCCCGGGGCCCGGGCGCTGCTCGCCTCGCGCCGCGGCGGCACCCGGCCGCGCGTCACGGTGACCACCTCGACCACCGCCTCGCGGCGTCCGCGAGCCCGCGCGTGA
- a CDS encoding UDP-N-acetylmuramoyl-L-alanyl-D-glutamate--2,6-diaminopimelate ligase, with the protein MAGDGLTRLRPARTTPVALDVLVPGAGSSVEVSGVTLDTRLVEPGDLFVGLPGRHHHGASFAARAAQAGAVAVLTDADGARLVADVLPVAVVEDPRRAMAHAAATVYGWPARALTAYGITGTQGKTTTAYLLDAALRAAGTSTGVVGTIGFSLDGRDLGGARTTVTTPESPELQGLLGLLVERGAQALVMEVSSHALVLGRVDAVVFDVAAFTGFGEDHLDFHGDVESYFEAKASLFTPERARHAVVNLDDARGPVLVGRARAAGLPVTTTGLGPDADVHPVRVGPAEHGRTHLRVQVGDRQVGTRLPLPGEHNVRNALTALAMVAAAGGDLEAAARGLEDASVPGRMQRVDLGEGAPAVFVDFAHTPQAVTAAVAALAGLQRVVVVLGAGGDRDPGKRRPMGAAAAELADVVVVTDDNPRGEEPAAIRAEVLAGARGVRREGVQVVDGGDRRSAIATALGLAGPDDTVLVLGKGHERGQEVAGVVYPFVDADVVRRAWSELGGRSEERDEVDR; encoded by the coding sequence GTGGCGGGCGACGGGCTGACCAGGCTCCGGCCCGCCCGGACGACCCCGGTCGCGCTCGACGTGCTCGTCCCGGGCGCGGGGTCCTCGGTGGAGGTCTCGGGCGTCACCCTCGACACCCGCCTCGTCGAGCCGGGCGACCTCTTCGTCGGGCTCCCCGGGCGCCACCACCACGGCGCCTCCTTCGCCGCCCGGGCCGCCCAGGCCGGGGCGGTGGCGGTGCTCACCGACGCCGACGGCGCGCGGCTCGTGGCGGACGTCCTGCCGGTCGCGGTGGTCGAGGACCCCCGGCGGGCGATGGCCCACGCCGCCGCCACGGTCTACGGCTGGCCGGCGCGCGCGCTGACCGCGTACGGGATCACCGGGACGCAGGGCAAGACGACGACGGCGTACCTGCTCGACGCGGCGCTGCGGGCGGCCGGGACGTCGACCGGCGTGGTCGGCACGATCGGCTTCAGCCTCGACGGGCGCGACCTCGGCGGGGCGCGGACCACCGTGACCACCCCGGAGTCGCCGGAGCTGCAGGGACTGCTCGGCCTGCTGGTCGAGCGCGGGGCGCAGGCGCTGGTCATGGAGGTGTCGTCGCACGCGCTGGTCCTCGGTCGCGTCGACGCGGTCGTCTTCGACGTCGCCGCCTTCACCGGCTTCGGCGAGGACCACCTCGACTTCCACGGAGACGTCGAGTCCTACTTCGAGGCCAAGGCGTCGCTGTTCACCCCCGAGCGGGCCCGGCACGCCGTGGTCAACCTCGACGACGCCCGCGGCCCGGTCCTGGTGGGCCGTGCCCGGGCCGCCGGCCTGCCCGTGACCACCACCGGGCTGGGCCCCGACGCCGACGTCCACCCGGTGCGGGTCGGCCCGGCCGAGCACGGGCGTACGCACCTGCGCGTCCAGGTCGGCGACCGGCAGGTCGGGACCCGGCTGCCGCTGCCCGGGGAGCACAACGTCCGCAACGCCCTCACCGCCCTGGCCATGGTCGCCGCGGCGGGCGGCGACCTGGAGGCGGCGGCCCGCGGGCTCGAGGACGCCTCGGTGCCCGGCCGCATGCAGCGCGTCGACCTGGGGGAGGGCGCCCCGGCGGTCTTCGTCGACTTCGCGCACACCCCGCAGGCCGTGACGGCCGCGGTCGCGGCGCTCGCCGGCCTGCAGCGCGTGGTGGTCGTCCTCGGCGCCGGCGGCGACCGCGACCCGGGCAAGCGCCGCCCGATGGGGGCGGCCGCGGCCGAGCTCGCCGACGTCGTCGTCGTCACCGACGACAACCCCCGGGGCGAGGAGCCGGCGGCGATCCGCGCGGAGGTGCTCGCCGGTGCTCGCGGGGTGCGGCGTGAGGGCGTGCAGGTCGTCGACGGCGGCGACCGGCGCAGCGCCATCGCGACCGCGCTGGGGCTGGCCGGCCCGGACGACACGGTGCTCGTGCTCGGCAAGGGCCACGAGCGCGGTCAGGAGGTGGCCGGCGTCGTGTACCCCTTCGTGGACGCCGACGTGGTGCGCCGGGCCTGGTCGGAGCTCGGCGGCCGGAGCGAGGAGAGGGACGAGGTGGACCGGTGA
- the murD gene encoding UDP-N-acetylmuramoyl-L-alanine--D-glutamate ligase, which produces MRTADGASPWPDAHVVIAGVGVSGFAAADGLLQLGARVTVLDDAASEANTDKGALLEVLGATVRLGPGSTADLPEHADLVVTTGFPPTAPILVQALAQSVPVWSEVELAWRLSRPAKVIPWLGITGTNGKTTTTQMLEAMLAAAGLRTAAVGNIGRPVMEIVLDPEPYDVLAVELSSHQLHWSSSLSLHSAAVLNLQPDHLSWHGGYEAYGAAKAKIYEGVTHACVYNVADRATESMVEEADVVEGARAIGFTLGTPGPSMLGVVDDLLVDRAFIEQRRDSALELATLADVAVAAGVPEGDPPPPHVVANALAAAALARSYGVPATAVRDGLRGVRVGAHKIQTVGERRGVRFVDDSKATNPHAADAALQAFGDPSDPSGPRVVWVAGGQAKGTRFEELVAKHAPRLRAAVLLGVDAPVVAEALARHAPDVPVEVVGTAEDGRVAPAATREGAADVMARAVATAASLARPGDVVLLAPGCASLDMFADYAARGDAFTEAVRALAP; this is translated from the coding sequence ATGAGGACCGCCGACGGGGCGTCGCCCTGGCCGGACGCGCACGTCGTGATCGCCGGGGTCGGGGTGTCCGGCTTCGCGGCGGCGGACGGGCTGCTGCAGCTGGGGGCGCGGGTGACCGTGCTCGACGACGCGGCGAGCGAGGCGAACACCGACAAGGGCGCGCTGCTCGAGGTGCTCGGGGCGACCGTGCGCCTGGGGCCCGGGTCGACCGCGGACCTGCCCGAGCACGCCGACCTCGTCGTCACCACCGGCTTCCCGCCGACCGCGCCGATCCTGGTCCAGGCGCTCGCGCAGTCCGTGCCGGTCTGGAGCGAGGTCGAGCTCGCCTGGCGGCTGAGCCGGCCGGCCAAGGTCATCCCGTGGCTCGGGATCACCGGCACCAACGGCAAGACCACGACCACGCAGATGCTCGAGGCGATGCTCGCCGCGGCCGGCCTGCGGACCGCGGCCGTCGGCAACATCGGCCGCCCGGTGATGGAGATCGTCCTCGACCCCGAGCCGTACGACGTCCTCGCCGTGGAGCTGTCGAGCCACCAGCTGCACTGGTCGAGCTCGCTGTCGCTGCACTCGGCGGCGGTGCTGAACCTGCAGCCCGACCACCTGTCCTGGCACGGCGGCTACGAGGCGTACGGGGCGGCGAAGGCCAAGATCTACGAGGGCGTCACCCACGCCTGCGTCTACAACGTCGCCGACCGCGCCACCGAGTCGATGGTCGAGGAGGCCGACGTCGTCGAGGGCGCGCGCGCCATCGGCTTCACCCTGGGCACGCCGGGGCCCTCGATGCTCGGGGTCGTCGACGACCTGCTCGTCGACCGCGCGTTCATCGAGCAGCGCCGCGACTCCGCGCTCGAGCTCGCCACGCTGGCCGACGTGGCCGTCGCCGCGGGGGTCCCCGAGGGCGACCCGCCCCCGCCGCACGTCGTCGCCAACGCGCTGGCCGCCGCGGCGCTCGCCCGCTCCTACGGCGTCCCCGCGACCGCCGTGCGCGACGGCCTGCGCGGCGTCCGGGTCGGCGCTCACAAGATCCAGACCGTGGGGGAGCGGCGCGGGGTGCGCTTCGTCGACGACTCCAAGGCGACGAACCCGCACGCCGCCGACGCGGCCCTGCAGGCCTTCGGCGACCCCTCCGACCCGTCCGGCCCGCGCGTCGTGTGGGTCGCCGGCGGGCAGGCCAAGGGCACGCGGTTCGAGGAGCTCGTGGCCAAGCACGCGCCCCGGCTGCGGGCCGCCGTGCTGCTGGGCGTCGACGCGCCGGTGGTCGCCGAAGCGCTCGCTCGACACGCACCCGATGTGCCGGTCGAGGTCGTGGGGACCGCCGAAGATGGACGCGTGGCGCCGGCTGCCACCCGCGAGGGGGCCGCCGACGTCATGGCACGGGCCGTCGCGACGGCCGCGTCCCTGGCCCGCCCGGGAGACGTGGTCCTCCTCGCGCCGGGCTGCGCCAGCCTGGACATGTTCGCTGACTACGCCGCCCGCGGCGACGCCTTCACCGAGGCGGTGCGCGCGCTCGCTCCCTGA
- a CDS encoding UDP-N-acetylmuramoyl-tripeptide--D-alanyl-D-alanine ligase, which translates to MIPLRVGEVASVTGAEVRPGTTVPVDLDRWVTHVTADSRDVEVGSLFVALVGERVDGHAYVAGALAQGAAAVLVAHVVPDAPGPQLVVDDPLVALGQVARRVVDRRRPHGLRVVGLTGSQGKTSTKDLLGAVLATAGPTVAPAGNLNNELGVPLTVGRVGSETSFLVAEMGARGIGHIAYLCRIAPPDVAVVLNVGHAHVGEFGGQEAIARAKGELVEALDDSGTAVLNRDDLRVWAMRSRTRGRVLPFAVVEDGATAPAEPDLVWADALAADDRGRYRFTLHARLAGSEGEAAVALRGTGRHHVANATAAAAAALALGLDLTAVAEALSAAEPASRWRMEVHERADGVTVVNDSYNANPASMAAAVETLAELGRGRGRTWAVLGDMLELGSEAPALHAALSAQVAAAGVDEVIALGEFAPVLVEGQPGRARVAADGAEAARWVRAEVAGGDVVLVKASRGLALNLVADEILSPPGDLPEPDQQPGSGS; encoded by the coding sequence GTGATCCCGCTGCGCGTGGGCGAGGTGGCGTCGGTGACGGGTGCGGAGGTGCGGCCGGGGACCACGGTGCCGGTCGACCTCGACCGGTGGGTCACCCACGTCACCGCGGACTCCCGGGACGTCGAGGTCGGCTCCCTCTTCGTCGCCCTCGTCGGCGAGCGCGTGGACGGGCACGCGTACGTGGCCGGCGCCCTCGCTCAAGGCGCGGCGGCGGTGCTGGTCGCGCACGTCGTCCCCGACGCGCCCGGGCCGCAGCTCGTGGTCGACGACCCGCTCGTCGCGCTCGGGCAGGTCGCCCGGCGCGTGGTCGACCGGCGCAGGCCCCACGGGCTCCGGGTGGTCGGTCTCACCGGCTCCCAGGGCAAGACCTCGACCAAGGACCTGCTGGGCGCGGTGCTCGCCACCGCCGGCCCGACCGTCGCCCCGGCCGGCAACCTGAACAACGAGCTCGGGGTGCCCCTGACCGTGGGCCGGGTGGGCTCCGAGACGTCGTTCCTCGTGGCCGAGATGGGCGCGCGGGGGATCGGCCACATCGCGTACCTCTGCCGGATCGCGCCGCCCGACGTCGCCGTCGTGCTCAACGTGGGGCACGCGCACGTGGGCGAGTTCGGCGGGCAGGAGGCCATCGCCCGGGCCAAGGGGGAGCTCGTCGAGGCGCTCGACGACTCCGGCACCGCCGTGCTCAACCGCGACGACCTCCGCGTGTGGGCGATGCGGAGCCGGACGCGCGGACGGGTCCTGCCCTTCGCGGTCGTCGAGGACGGGGCGACGGCGCCGGCCGAGCCCGACCTGGTCTGGGCCGACGCGCTCGCCGCCGACGACCGCGGACGCTACCGCTTCACGCTGCACGCCCGGCTCGCGGGCAGCGAGGGGGAGGCGGCCGTCGCGCTCCGCGGGACCGGGCGCCACCACGTGGCCAACGCCACCGCGGCGGCCGCCGCGGCGCTCGCGCTCGGGCTCGACCTGACGGCCGTCGCCGAGGCGTTGAGCGCGGCCGAGCCCGCCTCGCGCTGGCGCATGGAGGTCCACGAGCGCGCCGACGGGGTCACCGTCGTCAACGACAGCTACAACGCCAACCCGGCCTCGATGGCCGCCGCCGTGGAGACCCTGGCCGAGCTCGGCCGGGGCCGCGGGCGGACGTGGGCGGTGCTCGGCGACATGCTCGAGCTGGGCTCCGAGGCACCCGCGCTGCACGCCGCGCTGTCGGCCCAGGTCGCCGCCGCGGGGGTCGACGAGGTCATCGCGCTGGGGGAGTTCGCGCCGGTGCTGGTCGAGGGCCAACCGGGGCGCGCGCGGGTCGCCGCGGACGGTGCCGAGGCGGCCCGTTGGGTCCGCGCGGAGGTCGCCGGCGGTGACGTCGTCCTGGTGAAGGCGTCGCGTGGCCTAGCCTTGAACCTCGTGGCCGACGAGATCCTGAGCCCCCCCGGGGACCTGCCCGAGCCGGACCAACAGCCCGGGAGCGGCTCGTGA